The Polyangium mundeleinium genome contains the following window.
AACCGACACAATACGTTCACGCTCTCGAATGTCGCGCTCTCCGCGGCCTGGGACGTGCAGCGGCTCTCGGGCCTGGTGACGCTCCAGGTGGGGCACACGCCGAGCACGTATTACCTCGCCGAGCCGGCGCTCGCGGGCGCGAGCGGGACGAACGCCACGGGCGCGGAGCTCTGGAAGTACGTCCAGCAAGCGTACGCCGGGTATCGGTTTGATCTCGGGCGCGGGCTCCTCGTCCAGGCCGGCCTCTTCCTCTCGCCGATCGGCCCCGAGGGGATGGCCGTGCGCGACAACTGGAACTTCTCCCGCTCGAACCTGTTTTTCGGGCTTCCGTTCTACCACACCGGCGCGCGCGTCACGTATCCGCTGAGCGACGCCTGGGCCTTGACGGTCGCCTGTTACAACGGCTGGAACAGCGTCGTCGACAACAACGAGGAGAAATCGCTCTCCGCGCAGGTCACGTATACACGGCCGGACCAGCTCGCGCTCTCGTTCCTCTATTTCACGGGCGTGGAGCGGCCCCGCGGCGCTCCCGAGGGGCGCGCGTGGCGGCACCTCGTGGACGTGCACGCCACGGTCCACCCGACGAACCGGCTCTCGTTCCTCGCGCACGTCAATGGCGGGACGGAGCCCAACCGGTTTGGCACGAGCGCCTGGATCGCGGGCGCGCTTTATGCGCGGTTTCGCGTCTCGGACAAGCTCTTCCTCGCGGCGCGGGGGGACGTGTTCCACGAGCGCGTGCCGAGCAGCGCCGAGGGCACGGCCGCCGCGCTCTTCTGGCCGGTCTCGTGGGTCGCGTCCGGTACGGCGACGGCGGACGTCCGCCCGCACGAGCGAGCCTCCTTCCGGCTCGAATACCGCCACGATCACGCGGCGGGAGACATGTATTTCAGCGGCGACGTCTCTGGAAATGGCGTGGATACGCCGTTCGTGCCGAACCGCAACACACAGGACACCGTCACGCTCGGCGCGACGACGTGGTTTTGACCATGAATCCCTACCGACGAAACGAAACGGCTGGAGTCGATCGAGATCCCGACGGGAGCGCCGAGCAGAGGAGCCTCCTCTGGATAGGGCTCGGGCTCGGGCTCTTGCTCGTGGTGTACGACGCCGGCCGGCCGGGGCCCTGGGGCGCCGTGGGCTCGGTCGGCATGTTGATGTCGTTCTTCGCGCTGAAGGGCCTGTTCGGCCCCTGCATCACGCGCCTCCGCAGCCGCGGACGGCGCGGGAGGAGTTGAGCCATGGACGCCGTGTTTCTGGCCCTCACCGCAGCGTTTTTCCTCGTGTCGTGGGGCCTCGTGCGGCTCTGCGAGAAAGTCTGACGCCATGGCGACCCTGACGAACGTCGGCGGCGTGCTCGCCGTCCTTCTTTTTGGCTACCTCCTGTTCGCGCTCCTCTATCCGGAGAAGTTGTCGTGATCGAGAATGCCGTCTTCCGGGGCGGGCTTTTCCTGCTCGTGCTCGTCGCGCTCGCCGTTCCGCTCGGCTCGTACATGGCCCGCGTGTACGAGGGGAACGCGAAGATCGCCGCGCGCGTGTTTGGGCCGATCGAGCGCCTCTTCTATCGCGCCGCGGGGATTCGTGTCGACGAGGACATGCCTTTTCCTCGGTATGCCGCGGCCGTCCTCCTCTTCAATTTGTTCGGCCTGCTCGTGGTGTACGGCCTCGAGCGATTCCAGGCCCTCTTGCCCGTGAACCCGGCCGGGTTCGGCGCGGTGTCGCCGGAGGTCGCCTGGAACACGGCCGTGAGCTTCGCGAGCAACACGAACTGGCAAGCGTACGCAGGGGAAACGACGCTCTCGCACCTCACGCAGATGCTCGGGCTCACCGTGCAGAACTTCGTCTCCGCGGGCACGGGAATGGCCGTCCTCGTCGCGTTGATACGAGGGTTTACGCGGCGCACGGCCGAGGGCATCGGAAACTTCTGGGTCGACCTGACGCGGAGCACGCTCTACGTGCTCGTGCCGCTTTCGTTCGTGCTCGCCCTCTTGCTCGTGTCGCAGGGCGTCGTGCAGACGTTCGCCGCGCATCACGTCGCGGAGCTGCTCGATCCGACGAGCACCGGCGACGGGACCGGCGTCGCCCGGCAGATCCTCGCGCTCGGGCCCGCGGCTTCGCAGGTCGCCATCAAGCAGCTCGGGACGAACGGCGGCGGCTTTTTCAATGTGAACTCGGCGCACCCGT
Protein-coding sequences here:
- a CDS encoding outer membrane beta-barrel protein; translation: MFPAPRAVLGVTALLLGSVPEARADEAQAPATFQLGGYAEAFYQWNFERPSNGITHYRGFDNRHNTFTLSNVALSAAWDVQRLSGLVTLQVGHTPSTYYLAEPALAGASGTNATGAELWKYVQQAYAGYRFDLGRGLLVQAGLFLSPIGPEGMAVRDNWNFSRSNLFFGLPFYHTGARVTYPLSDAWALTVACYNGWNSVVDNNEEKSLSAQVTYTRPDQLALSFLYFTGVERPRGAPEGRAWRHLVDVHATVHPTNRLSFLAHVNGGTEPNRFGTSAWIAGALYARFRVSDKLFLAARGDVFHERVPSSAEGTAAALFWPVSWVASGTATADVRPHERASFRLEYRHDHAAGDMYFSGDVSGNGVDTPFVPNRNTQDTVTLGATTWF
- the kdpF gene encoding K(+)-transporting ATPase subunit F — protein: MATLTNVGGVLAVLLFGYLLFALLYPEKLS